In one window of Candidatus Cloacimonadota bacterium DNA:
- a CDS encoding tetratricopeptide repeat protein → MAIKNTIGIFKDGLNVKVAQLTRTKDGIKIIRLDETQLSYPFYYKRVEEYESDELPEEMTEELAEFEDEEIKIPELTEIEETDSIQEINEEEVLSGKNDLQKLLLNFQLNKSIFALNANDEQIVTQEFPPDFAKRSINKRLQKELLTKEERKKKQFSIDHIRGEDNQIRSYLHKGRFDLLSAVKDINPIISKKQFIFNHIEPNEISLLNFIRNNLELNEKEYTTFLYIGQEFKIGMIFQEDKHVKNFSIIVPETQTGNILQPIFSKILLEQDSSDIPATQNILIAGERVSDQDIEYLQENCGAESHVHRLELKNFKEHILPNDENITPEKIARYIIPISLAWRSLEPKNENFYTINLLPKKVIESQKHFRLSWHGFIVLAAIFFFTLSGTIKNMNIRQQISKKKSNSHILNAKLIKFRDQIARYNKIEAELNALSENLKVIDQVKTIRNSWHYILPTLSNYFTRYGLSWIARIQGAKGNFKIGGFTTNRKNIIEFSKMFPNCQIGNIKHIDMQDMTIWSYLMTFNYPDSIYLTPNRSVTKPPSVSKSKKTVDKTYNQLVRLYLSRDFAPAYSGLKAFIKKNPNSKFSDSAHYLMAECLYQQNEVKKAIEIFREVSQLQNNNKKTDALMMLGNCYLTQEKKAQAVQTWDKLINEFPQSRLSKIAKMKIKKLGL, encoded by the coding sequence ATGGCAATAAAAAATACGATAGGTATATTTAAAGACGGATTAAATGTAAAGGTAGCACAGCTAACCCGTACCAAAGACGGGATAAAAATTATTCGGTTGGATGAAACACAATTATCCTATCCTTTTTATTATAAAAGGGTTGAAGAATATGAATCGGATGAACTTCCAGAGGAGATGACTGAAGAATTGGCAGAATTTGAGGACGAAGAAATAAAAATACCTGAATTGACCGAAATTGAAGAAACCGACAGTATTCAAGAGATTAATGAAGAAGAGGTATTGTCGGGCAAAAACGATTTGCAGAAGCTTCTTCTAAATTTCCAGCTTAATAAATCAATTTTCGCTTTAAATGCAAATGATGAACAAATAGTAACTCAGGAATTTCCTCCTGATTTTGCAAAAAGATCTATTAATAAACGATTGCAAAAAGAGCTTCTCACAAAAGAAGAAAGAAAGAAAAAGCAGTTCTCTATTGATCATATAAGGGGAGAAGATAATCAAATTCGTTCCTATTTGCATAAGGGAAGATTCGATTTATTATCAGCTGTCAAAGATATAAATCCGATAATTTCAAAGAAACAATTTATTTTTAACCACATCGAACCAAATGAAATATCGCTCTTGAATTTCATACGTAATAATCTGGAATTAAATGAGAAGGAATATACCACTTTCCTTTATATTGGTCAAGAATTCAAAATAGGGATGATATTTCAGGAAGATAAGCATGTAAAAAATTTTTCCATAATCGTTCCCGAGACCCAAACCGGTAATATACTTCAACCCATATTTTCAAAAATCCTTTTGGAGCAGGATAGTTCGGATATTCCGGCAACCCAAAATATTCTAATTGCAGGTGAGCGTGTATCCGATCAGGATATTGAATATTTACAGGAAAACTGCGGGGCGGAATCACATGTGCATAGATTGGAACTTAAAAATTTTAAGGAACATATTTTGCCAAATGATGAGAATATTACTCCGGAAAAAATCGCCCGATACATCATTCCAATTTCACTTGCATGGAGAAGTTTAGAGCCGAAAAACGAAAATTTTTATACCATCAACCTACTCCCCAAAAAAGTTATTGAAAGCCAAAAGCATTTCAGATTAAGTTGGCATGGCTTTATAGTGTTAGCAGCAATTTTCTTTTTTACTTTATCAGGGACCATAAAAAATATGAACATACGGCAGCAAATTTCAAAAAAAAAATCTAATTCACATATTTTGAATGCCAAACTAATAAAATTCCGTGACCAAATAGCCCGGTATAACAAAATTGAAGCAGAACTAAATGCTCTTAGCGAAAACCTGAAAGTAATTGATCAGGTAAAAACAATACGGAATAGCTGGCACTATATACTGCCCACATTGAGTAACTATTTCACTAGATATGGTTTAAGTTGGATTGCCCGAATTCAGGGAGCAAAAGGGAATTTTAAGATAGGTGGATTCACTACAAACAGAAAAAATATTATAGAATTCTCAAAAATGTTTCCCAATTGCCAGATTGGAAATATTAAACATATTGACATGCAGGATATGACTATCTGGAGCTATTTGATGACTTTCAATTATCCTGATTCAATATATTTGACTCCGAACCGATCTGTTACCAAACCTCCTTCGGTAAGCAAAAGTAAAAAAACGGTTGACAAAACGTACAATCAATTAGTTCGGCTTTACCTTTCGCGTGATTTTGCCCCTGCTTATTCAGGATTGAAAGCATTCATAAAAAAGAATCCGAACAGCAAATTCTCCGATTCGGCTCATTACCTTATGGCAGAATGTTTGTATCAGCAAAATGAAGTGAAGAAAGCCATAGAAATTTTTAGAGAAGTTTCACAGTTGCAAAACAATAATAAAAAAACAGACGCCCTTATGATGCTGGGTAATTGCTATTTGACGCAAGAAAAAAAAGCACAAGCAGTGCAAACCTGGGATAAATTGATAAACGAATTTCCCCAAAGCCGATTGTCCAAAATTGCTAAAATGAAGATAAAAAAGTTGGGGCTATAA
- a CDS encoding ATPase, T2SS/T4P/T4SS family codes for MQLTFIKEIEKNLTEFMRGGERIRLIDNILSKEKSWIEESGEKIKVLLEKMRLLNASDIDIGGSNSDSKIWFRIHGIKSPNYDLPQFSDDEITCLLLSILSEQQKKILYEKKNIDFSVGLQFPGDEKMSRFRGDVYFESNLLVANFRRINQELFPISSLEFPEMIIKRLNLTNEKSGLILITGITGSGKSTTLDSIVNMNNETNKAHIVIISNPIEYIHKSKKCIIRHREVGTDVLSFREGTIQALRQDPDIVVVGEMRDAETIATVLEVTDSGHKVFSTLHTSSSVESIHRIIAEFPPKEQTRIRFRLADTLKLVISQKLIPTLDGKLTMAKEILSVTNSVKAAIKNNNISEIFQMLSEGKKHGMFTLQQDLFRLVKKGKISSKIAMDYSNNKKLMLQLLKY; via the coding sequence ATGCAGCTAACATTTATAAAAGAGATTGAAAAAAACCTAACGGAGTTTATGCGTGGTGGGGAGCGGATACGTTTGATTGATAATATTTTATCTAAAGAAAAATCGTGGATTGAAGAATCGGGTGAAAAGATAAAAGTTCTTTTGGAAAAAATGAGGCTTTTAAACGCCTCTGATATTGACATTGGCGGTTCAAACTCCGATTCTAAAATCTGGTTTAGAATCCACGGGATAAAATCTCCGAATTACGATTTGCCCCAGTTTAGCGATGATGAGATTACTTGCCTGTTATTGAGCATTCTATCCGAACAACAAAAGAAAATTTTATATGAGAAAAAGAATATTGATTTTTCGGTTGGGTTACAGTTTCCCGGAGATGAAAAAATGTCACGCTTCCGAGGTGATGTTTATTTTGAATCAAATTTATTAGTTGCGAACTTCAGAAGAATAAATCAAGAACTCTTTCCGATAAGTTCTTTAGAATTTCCTGAAATGATCATAAAACGCTTAAATCTTACAAATGAAAAATCCGGTTTGATTTTAATTACGGGTATTACCGGCTCCGGCAAAAGCACTACTCTTGATTCGATTGTAAATATGAATAACGAGACCAATAAGGCTCACATCGTTATTATTAGCAACCCGATCGAATATATCCATAAATCCAAAAAATGTATTATTCGGCACCGTGAAGTTGGCACAGATGTATTATCGTTTCGGGAAGGAACGATTCAGGCGTTGCGGCAGGACCCGGATATTGTTGTGGTGGGTGAAATGCGCGATGCGGAAACTATCGCAACTGTTTTGGAAGTAACCGATAGTGGTCATAAAGTGTTTAGCACGCTTCATACGAGCTCTTCTGTGGAAAGTATTCACAGAATTATTGCTGAATTCCCTCCTAAAGAACAAACCAGAATCCGCTTTAGATTAGCGGATACACTTAAACTTGTAATTTCTCAAAAATTGATTCCAACTCTCGATGGTAAATTGACAATGGCAAAAGAGATTCTTTCAGTTACCAATTCCGTTAAAGCGGCAATTAAAAATAATAATATTTCTGAGATATTTCAAATGCTCTCCGAAGGGAAAAAACATGGCATGTTTACCTTGCAACAAGATTTATTTAGACTTGTAAAAAAAGGCAAGATTTCATCCAAAATTGCAATGGATTATTCTAACAACAAAAAACTTATGCTTCAACTACTAAAGTATTAA
- a CDS encoding response regulator, producing the protein MKKNILVVDDERSIRELCKEFLEDAGFKVSLAVDGKNAMQKIEFRKFDLYIVDLTMPRMDGLDLLKNILRIQPAAIVIILTGHSSVEDAVGIVQAGAYKYLAKPIQAAELLESVKSGLEFGLSSKSSGTSVKPASTFNLNGIALMLNGFSTIDKKEFLALGKIQRYEQGEMIPVRTKDEASILIVEEGKISVWLENISVDYLHKNDVWGEENFLFSSSVFAKLRADTVVKISRLSRNKILNYFVYKNERLSKRFMINISSSLYFKWRKALQRNILHKLATGSTNF; encoded by the coding sequence ATGAAAAAAAATATATTAGTTGTAGATGATGAAAGAAGCATTCGTGAACTTTGTAAGGAATTTCTGGAAGATGCAGGCTTTAAAGTCAGCTTGGCAGTTGACGGGAAAAACGCTATGCAAAAAATTGAATTTCGGAAATTTGATCTGTATATTGTGGACTTGACGATGCCAAGAATGGATGGTTTGGATTTATTAAAAAATATTTTACGCATTCAACCAGCGGCAATAGTGATAATCCTTACCGGACATTCCTCAGTAGAGGATGCAGTTGGCATTGTGCAAGCCGGAGCATATAAATACTTGGCGAAACCGATTCAGGCTGCTGAATTGCTGGAATCTGTGAAAAGCGGTTTAGAGTTTGGTCTTTCATCCAAATCATCCGGTACGAGTGTAAAACCAGCTTCCACATTTAACTTAAATGGGATAGCACTTATGCTGAATGGTTTTTCAACGATTGATAAAAAAGAATTTTTGGCATTAGGAAAAATTCAAAGATATGAACAGGGCGAAATGATACCGGTTAGAACAAAGGATGAAGCATCAATTCTTATTGTGGAGGAGGGTAAGATATCAGTTTGGTTAGAAAATATTTCTGTTGACTATCTTCACAAAAACGACGTGTGGGGTGAAGAAAATTTTCTATTTTCCAGTTCGGTCTTCGCAAAATTAAGAGCCGACACCGTTGTAAAAATAAGCAGATTAAGTCGGAATAAAATTTTAAATTATTTTGTTTATAAAAATGAGAGATTATCGAAACGATTTATGATAAATATATCAAGCAGTCTTTATTTTAAATGGCGAAAAGCTTTACAAAGAAATATTCTTCACAAATTAGCTACCGGATCAACAAATTTTTAG
- a CDS encoding histidine kinase gives MNEDKTTNFHKEVSQLWMIVRWFIVVILFAIAIIQVAGFERIETLILITTFFGITGLNILFYLHITITNSLINALQIIFEIIFATIVVHITGGIASVFIWIYLLPVITASLTVKSLGGFISALIGSMSLLFLILLYKFGWLQPITPNILINSNTAELTVFIISYTGLFVSIAVLTGFMKTFINELIITVRKKALQLKQESSKILKSNNTIESFQKDIAKMKTLIDLCIPISNLDHDINTPLTVVSLSMHNIELAANKYEDERLSETSNHIAESINRIKYLLKRINKLKDNEFIIKAKAKNKHSYESGDE, from the coding sequence ATGAACGAAGACAAAACTACTAATTTTCATAAAGAAGTTTCTCAATTGTGGATGATTGTACGCTGGTTTATAGTTGTAATCCTTTTTGCAATCGCTATAATTCAAGTTGCGGGATTTGAAAGGATAGAAACATTAATTCTCATTACAACTTTCTTTGGAATTACTGGCTTGAACATTTTATTCTATTTACATATTACCATAACAAATTCTCTGATAAATGCATTACAAATAATTTTCGAGATCATTTTTGCTACTATTGTTGTTCATATTACCGGAGGAATAGCAAGTGTTTTTATCTGGATATATTTACTCCCGGTTATAACTGCAAGTTTGACTGTAAAATCATTGGGTGGTTTTATCTCTGCGTTAATTGGAAGTATGAGTTTGCTTTTCCTGATCCTTTTATATAAATTCGGATGGCTTCAGCCAATTACCCCAAATATTTTGATAAATTCAAATACGGCTGAACTTACAGTATTTATTATTTCTTATACGGGTTTGTTTGTGAGTATAGCTGTTCTTACCGGTTTTATGAAGACATTTATAAATGAATTGATAATAACTGTGCGTAAAAAAGCATTGCAACTTAAACAGGAAAGTAGCAAAATATTAAAATCAAATAATACAATAGAATCATTTCAAAAGGACATTGCCAAAATGAAAACTCTCATTGATTTGTGTATTCCAATATCAAATTTGGATCATGATATCAACACTCCCCTCACGGTTGTTTCCTTAAGTATGCATAATATAGAACTTGCCGCCAATAAATACGAGGATGAACGGTTATCAGAGACATCAAATCATATTGCAGAATCAATTAACAGGATAAAATATTTATTAAAACGGATTAACAAATTAAAGGATAATGAATTTATAATAAAAGCAAAAGCGAAAAACAAACACAGTTATGAATCGGGGGATGAATAA